One genomic region from Microcystis panniformis FACHB-1757 encodes:
- a CDS encoding GspE/PulE family protein yields MTFSSKKTRAVALRNYFSPFGNKLVQSGYIGADQMQQALVETRKSGRSLVEILQQLTGRPLPPDLQRQYKKNQLFELKILYGVESIDPELSDVDGLEIARLIDSLIPIDLCRRYRLIPLRKIEGEPAAILIAMVDPDNLEASDDINRILRPRELGLQRLVITSEDYERLLEKFHSAQSELEQEKARLQKEKELEKLSDLTGIVSNIEVASGAANDEVADDLGEGEANQAPVINLVNKIIAKALQEGTSDIHIEPQEEFLKIRFRKDGVLHQAFDPLPKRITPAVTARLKIMAELDIAERRLPQDGKIRRMYQGRKVDFRVNTLPSRYGEKVCLRILDNSATQLGLDKLITDQKTLQIVRDMASRPFGLLLVTGPTGSGKSTTLYSVLAERNHPGVNISTAEDPIEYSLPGITQVQVIREKGMDFASILRAFMRQDPDVILVGETRDKETAKTAIEAALTGHLVLTTLHTNDAAGAIARLDEMGVEPFMISGSLLGVLAQRLVRRVCSQCRVAYHPSQEELARFGLSAANEREVTFYKANTLTLEEIQQARKQGNLCLKCSGSGYKGRIGVYEVMQNSERLQQLINQGATTDRIKETAVDEGMVTLLAYSLNLVREGYTTLEEVERVTFTDSGLEAELKAKRKSGLICRGCRAELQPEWLDCPYCMTPRFSD; encoded by the coding sequence ATGACATTTTCTTCCAAGAAAACCCGTGCCGTTGCCCTACGCAATTACTTTTCCCCTTTTGGTAACAAGTTGGTGCAGTCGGGATATATCGGTGCCGACCAAATGCAACAGGCCCTGGTGGAAACACGGAAATCGGGACGATCGCTAGTAGAAATATTACAACAACTAACTGGGCGCCCTTTGCCCCCGGATTTGCAGCGACAGTACAAGAAAAATCAGTTATTTGAATTAAAAATTCTCTACGGAGTCGAATCGATCGACCCCGAATTAAGCGATGTGGATGGACTGGAAATAGCCCGATTGATCGATTCTTTGATTCCGATCGATCTTTGTCGTCGCTATCGTCTCATCCCCCTGCGAAAGATCGAAGGAGAGCCGGCTGCGATTTTGATAGCCATGGTCGATCCCGACAACCTCGAGGCTTCCGACGATATTAATCGTATTCTCCGCCCCAGGGAGTTAGGTTTACAGCGTTTGGTGATTACTAGCGAAGATTATGAAAGATTACTGGAAAAATTCCACTCGGCTCAATCGGAATTAGAACAGGAAAAAGCCCGACTGCAAAAAGAAAAAGAACTAGAAAAACTCTCGGATCTCACTGGTATTGTCAGCAATATTGAGGTGGCCTCTGGTGCGGCTAACGATGAAGTGGCCGATGATCTCGGAGAAGGGGAAGCTAATCAAGCTCCCGTCATCAACCTCGTCAATAAAATTATAGCTAAAGCCCTACAGGAAGGGACTTCCGATATTCACATCGAACCCCAAGAAGAATTCCTGAAAATTCGCTTTCGCAAAGATGGAGTTCTTCATCAAGCTTTTGATCCACTGCCGAAAAGAATTACCCCGGCGGTGACAGCCCGTCTTAAAATCATGGCCGAGCTCGATATCGCCGAACGTCGTCTTCCCCAAGATGGTAAAATTCGGCGGATGTATCAAGGGCGGAAAGTGGATTTTCGGGTTAATACCCTGCCCAGTCGCTACGGGGAAAAAGTCTGTTTACGGATTCTCGATAACTCGGCTACCCAGTTGGGTTTAGATAAACTAATCACCGACCAAAAGACCCTGCAAATCGTCCGAGACATGGCCAGTCGTCCCTTTGGTCTGTTGCTGGTGACAGGCCCGACCGGTTCGGGGAAATCCACCACTTTATACTCGGTGTTAGCCGAAAGAAATCACCCCGGGGTCAATATTAGTACGGCCGAAGATCCGATCGAATATTCTCTACCGGGCATCACCCAGGTGCAGGTAATTCGCGAAAAAGGCATGGATTTCGCCTCGATTCTGCGGGCATTCATGCGACAAGACCCGGATGTGATTCTGGTGGGAGAAACTAGGGACAAGGAAACGGCCAAAACAGCGATCGAGGCGGCCTTAACTGGTCACTTGGTCCTAACTACCCTACACACCAACGATGCCGCAGGTGCGATCGCTCGTCTCGATGAGATGGGGGTTGAACCGTTTATGATTTCTGGTTCTCTCTTGGGAGTCTTGGCCCAGCGTCTCGTGCGGCGCGTCTGTAGCCAGTGTCGAGTCGCCTATCACCCCAGTCAAGAGGAATTAGCCCGTTTTGGTCTTTCCGCCGCCAATGAACGGGAAGTGACCTTTTATAAGGCTAATACCCTCACCCTTGAGGAAATTCAACAGGCGCGAAAACAGGGCAATCTCTGCCTTAAGTGTAGCGGCAGCGGTTATAAAGGTCGCATTGGTGTCTATGAGGTAATGCAGAATAGTGAACGACTACAGCAGTTAATTAACCAAGGGGCAACCACTGATCGCATTAAGGAGACGGCCGTCGATGAGGGCATGGTGACACTCCTAGCCTATAGTTTAAATCTGGTGCGCGAGGGTTACACCACCCTCGAAGAAGTGGAACGGGTGACATTTACCGATTCCGGTCTGGAAGCGGAACTAAAAGCCAAACGGAAAAGCGGTTTAATCTGTCGTGGTTGTCGCGCCGAACTACAACCAGAATGGCTCGATTGTCCCTATTGTATGACACCGCGATTTAGTGATTAA
- the grpE gene encoding nucleotide exchange factor GrpE has product MSAEPNTSVIFDENQESFPNYPESLTTESEASVTDEAKTVTDQAASSEEFSFLGGMTIDTLQEEIDTLKQQLEEQTQQVDAYKKRYITLAAEFDNFRKRTAKEKEELETKIKGKTLMEILGVVDNFERARTQIKPANDGETGIHKSYQGVYKTLVDSLKRLGVSPMRPEGQPFDPTYHEAMMREYTDEHPEGTVVEQLVRGYTLGEQVLRHALVKVAAPKETDPNADQSESTSIPSQELV; this is encoded by the coding sequence ATGAGTGCAGAACCAAATACCTCAGTAATTTTCGACGAAAACCAAGAATCCTTTCCTAATTACCCCGAATCCCTGACCACCGAATCGGAAGCCAGTGTCACCGATGAAGCCAAAACTGTGACGGATCAGGCCGCCTCTAGCGAGGAATTTTCCTTTCTAGGCGGAATGACTATCGATACTCTACAAGAGGAAATCGACACTCTCAAACAGCAGTTAGAGGAGCAAACCCAACAGGTTGATGCCTACAAGAAACGCTATATCACTCTAGCGGCCGAGTTCGACAATTTTCGCAAACGCACAGCCAAGGAAAAAGAGGAACTGGAAACAAAAATCAAGGGCAAAACCCTGATGGAAATTCTTGGCGTGGTGGATAATTTTGAGCGCGCCCGTACTCAAATTAAACCGGCTAATGATGGCGAGACGGGTATTCACAAGAGTTACCAAGGAGTCTATAAAACCTTAGTGGACAGTCTCAAGCGTTTAGGCGTTTCCCCTATGCGTCCAGAGGGTCAACCCTTTGATCCCACCTACCACGAAGCGATGATGCGGGAGTACACCGATGAACATCCCGAAGGCACGGTGGTGGAGCAGTTAGTGCGAGGATACACTCTCGGAGAACAGGTCTTGCGTCATGCTTTGGTAAAAGTGGCCGCCCCCAAAGAGACAGATCCTAACGCTGATCAGTCAGAATCTACTTCCATTCCATCCCAGGAATTAGTCTAA